A single Deltaproteobacteria bacterium DNA region contains:
- a CDS encoding L,D-transpeptidase family protein produces MRFFMFERLGFVLHTIILLSCFAMSWNSAEAAAEAFRYHFHKRGGTLGSERSVVGCLWVHTVAPKETLLDIARKYALGFNEMRDLYPQLDPWIPEPGLRLSIPTQWIVPPNRRADVVVNLAELRLYRYFSKQGRVKTYPVGIGSNMTETPSGSCKVTEKIRHPTWHIPPSLREKYRRATIPPGPRNPLGDYWMALSLPGYGIHGTNFPWAVGRAVSHGCIRLYPEHIGELYDEMFVGAHVSIIYEPVKVGFLRREIFMEVHPDVYGRIPDLNRYGQERLAKSGAGKYASAEKVESALREQKGVPVWIGTVGEGGGMSITRR; encoded by the coding sequence ATGCGGTTTTTCATGTTCGAGCGATTAGGCTTTGTCCTACATACAATCATCCTCTTGTCATGCTTCGCGATGTCCTGGAATTCGGCGGAAGCGGCCGCCGAAGCATTCCGATATCATTTTCACAAACGCGGCGGAACGTTGGGCTCGGAACGCTCGGTAGTGGGTTGTCTGTGGGTGCATACCGTGGCGCCGAAAGAGACTCTGCTGGACATCGCCAGGAAATACGCCCTGGGTTTCAACGAGATGCGGGACCTCTATCCGCAACTGGATCCATGGATTCCCGAACCGGGGCTTCGTCTGTCCATACCGACTCAATGGATAGTGCCGCCGAACCGACGCGCGGACGTTGTGGTCAATTTGGCCGAGCTGCGCCTGTACCGATATTTTAGTAAGCAGGGAAGGGTAAAAACCTACCCCGTGGGCATCGGTTCGAACATGACCGAAACTCCGTCCGGTTCGTGCAAGGTTACCGAGAAGATACGCCACCCAACGTGGCATATTCCTCCATCGTTGAGGGAAAAATACAGACGGGCAACGATTCCACCCGGACCCAGAAACCCTTTGGGGGACTATTGGATGGCTTTGTCGTTGCCGGGGTACGGTATTCACGGCACCAATTTTCCCTGGGCTGTGGGGCGAGCGGTCAGCCACGGATGTATTCGGCTTTATCCGGAGCATATAGGTGAATTGTATGACGAAATGTTTGTGGGTGCACACGTAAGCATTATATATGAACCGGTAAAAGTAGGATTCCTTCGTCGGGAAATATTTATGGAGGTTCATCCCGATGTGTATGGCAGGATCCCCGATTTGAACCGGTACGGGCAAGAGCGGCTTGCCAAATCGGGCGCGGGGAAGTACGCATCGGCAGAAAAAGTGGAAAGCGCGTTGAGGGAACAAAAAGGTGTTCCTGTTTGGATTGGAACGGTAGGGGAAGGAGGTGGTATGTCGATCACCAGGAGGTAG
- a CDS encoding AEC family transporter — protein MRISPVFLVLALGIIGKRLGFIPDSFVGPANRLIYYFAIPFLVFLKVSYAPFREAFNLNCAMFVAASYLIILALALVLSRFFSPSSKNNNPLRASFVQASTHGNLGYIGIAVIYYAFGDEGLTASGFALAVLILMQNVFSILVLIHYGGREHAGKHGLWVPLKSVLLNPIIISLLLGLLFSIEGWTVPDFLHRSMDMISGMALPMALLIIGASLSFATFSRTAFEMGTCAFLKLLALPALGVLLFSLGDVPSVTRSAATVLLAAPTATVSVVMSGELGGDPSWAANTVSFTTLLSVGTYYAWMWILNL, from the coding sequence TTGCGCATATCACCCGTGTTTCTGGTGCTCGCCTTGGGCATCATAGGAAAGCGACTAGGCTTTATCCCTGATTCGTTCGTTGGACCGGCCAATCGGCTCATCTATTATTTCGCCATTCCCTTCCTGGTCTTTTTGAAGGTTTCCTACGCTCCGTTTCGAGAAGCCTTCAACTTGAACTGCGCCATGTTCGTAGCCGCCTCCTATCTGATTATTCTGGCGTTGGCGCTTGTGTTATCCAGGTTCTTTTCGCCAAGTTCCAAAAACAATAATCCTCTGCGGGCGAGTTTCGTTCAGGCCAGTACCCACGGTAATTTAGGTTATATCGGTATCGCGGTGATTTACTATGCGTTTGGAGACGAAGGCCTGACGGCTTCGGGATTTGCTTTGGCGGTATTGATCCTGATGCAGAACGTCTTCTCGATCCTTGTTCTCATCCACTATGGCGGTAGGGAGCATGCGGGGAAGCATGGGCTTTGGGTTCCATTGAAGTCCGTGTTGCTGAATCCCATCATTATCAGCCTGCTGTTGGGGCTCCTGTTCTCGATCGAGGGATGGACCGTACCCGATTTCTTGCACCGCTCCATGGACATGATCTCCGGCATGGCTTTACCTATGGCGCTGCTCATCATCGGGGCATCGCTGTCGTTCGCCACGTTTTCCAGGACCGCGTTTGAGATGGGGACATGCGCTTTTTTGAAACTGCTGGCGCTGCCCGCCCTGGGTGTTCTCCTTTTTTCCCTGGGAGACGTTCCGTCCGTGACGCGATCTGCAGCCACCGTGCTTTTGGCGGCTCCCACAGCCACCGTAAGCGTTGTGATGTCCGGAGAACTGGGAGGAGATCCTTCCTGGGCCGCCAACACGGTATCCTTTACGACACTACTCTCGGTTGGAACCTATTACGCCTGGATGTGGATTTTGAATCTTTAG
- a CDS encoding PH domain-containing protein, protein MTLHPVSFSFRPAWSSYFVFYTAAALFILGPSLNPDYAPYRVQGLFVSALILVFVVLRRSTTLYAWKENGFTVNNGIPRGRDEEIPYGNISEVELRRGLTQRMLGIGNVALHLKSPEGRVRVLYGVRNPVQFKERLIQRLDK, encoded by the coding sequence ATGACACTGCATCCTGTTTCTTTTTCGTTCCGACCGGCATGGTCGAGCTACTTCGTTTTTTATACGGCCGCGGCCTTGTTCATTCTTGGTCCCTCGCTCAACCCGGATTACGCTCCGTATCGTGTCCAGGGCCTGTTCGTCTCGGCGCTCATTCTGGTTTTCGTGGTTTTGCGGCGATCCACGACTCTGTACGCCTGGAAAGAGAATGGATTCACCGTCAACAACGGTATCCCTCGAGGCCGGGATGAAGAAATTCCCTACGGCAACATTTCGGAGGTCGAGCTGAGAAGAGGTCTGACTCAACGCATGCTGGGCATCGGGAACGTGGCTCTGCATCTCAAATCCCCCGAGGGGCGCGTTCGCGTTCTGTACGGCGTTCGCAATCCGGTGCAGTTCAAGGAACGGCTGATTCAGCGTCTGGACAAGTGA
- a CDS encoding ABC transporter ATP-binding protein: MGILLETEGVAFAYGSKTVLDDVSIQVEEGDFLGIIGPNGSGKTTLLKVLNGVAEPSKGRVLFRRKPIRAFPRKELARSMGVVAQEYAFSYPFTVREIVLMGRYAHMSRLGFESSHDMEVALRSMCSTDTEHLADRKFHELSGGERQRVIIARALAQEPQIILFDEPTAFLDIRHQIEFFDFIWELNRNTGVTIVAVSHDINLAAQYCEKMVLVSNGRVFKMGRPDEVVTEDSVFQVYGKRVLLDRNPLTGRPRITLLSQKEAFRKCRRQPAAD, encoded by the coding sequence ATGGGGATCCTCTTAGAAACCGAAGGCGTGGCTTTTGCCTACGGCTCGAAAACGGTCCTCGACGATGTATCCATCCAAGTGGAGGAGGGGGACTTCCTCGGCATCATAGGACCCAACGGATCCGGGAAAACCACGTTGCTCAAGGTGTTGAACGGAGTGGCCGAGCCCAGTAAAGGGCGGGTGTTGTTCAGGCGCAAGCCCATTCGCGCCTTTCCCAGAAAAGAACTGGCTCGAAGTATGGGGGTTGTGGCCCAGGAATATGCATTCTCATATCCTTTTACCGTTCGTGAAATCGTGTTGATGGGACGGTACGCCCACATGAGCCGCCTGGGATTCGAGAGTTCACACGATATGGAAGTGGCTCTGCGTTCCATGTGTTCGACCGACACCGAACATCTGGCGGACCGAAAGTTTCATGAACTCAGCGGGGGAGAGCGCCAAAGAGTCATTATCGCCCGGGCGCTGGCCCAGGAACCCCAGATTATTCTATTTGACGAACCCACCGCGTTTTTGGACATCCGGCATCAAATAGAATTCTTTGATTTCATCTGGGAGTTGAACCGGAACACGGGCGTAACCATCGTTGCCGTATCTCACGATATCAATTTGGCGGCCCAATATTGCGAGAAAATGGTTCTGGTGTCCAACGGTCGTGTGTTCAAGATGGGGCGGCCGGATGAGGTGGTAACGGAGGATTCGGTCTTTCAGGTTTACGGCAAGCGCGTCCTTTTGGATCGCAATCCCTTGACGGGGAGGCCCAGGATCACGCTGCTAAGTCAGAAAGAGGCGTTCAGAAAGTGCAGGCGCCAGCCTGCGGCGGACTGA
- a CDS encoding iron ABC transporter permease, with product MILVTFIALVSGAVTIRFQDLWQILLGSAEHSVKRTIVLDIRLPRVLLAGCVGIGLAQCGVVFQTLLRNPLAEPFILGVSSGSALGAIAAIVFGFQFIGAVSACAFVAALLTILLILGIAHGRGPVNTTSLLLSGVILNAFFYSIILFFISTTSEEKLHSLLFWLYGDLGRSRYFHVAAVAPIVGLGGVFLFSYAKNLNLLAAGEEAAHHLGLAVERTKIILFVTVSLITGFVVSVSGVIGFVGLIVPHLMRMVLGSDHRMLLPAAGLFGASFLIAADAGARVLIAPTELPLGVITAFLGAPFFILILNRKGAGWGSS from the coding sequence TTGATCCTGGTGACCTTCATTGCGCTTGTCAGTGGAGCCGTGACCATACGTTTTCAGGATCTCTGGCAGATTCTTCTTGGTTCCGCCGAGCATTCGGTGAAGCGAACCATCGTTCTGGACATCCGATTACCTCGGGTTCTGCTGGCCGGTTGCGTGGGAATAGGTCTCGCCCAGTGTGGGGTGGTCTTCCAGACGCTTCTCAGAAATCCGCTGGCCGAACCGTTCATTCTGGGCGTTTCCAGCGGTTCGGCTCTGGGAGCCATCGCGGCCATAGTATTTGGTTTCCAGTTTATTGGAGCGGTTTCCGCTTGCGCGTTTGTGGCGGCTTTGCTCACCATTCTATTGATACTTGGAATCGCCCATGGTCGCGGACCTGTGAACACCACTTCGTTACTGCTCTCAGGCGTGATTCTGAACGCCTTTTTTTATTCGATCATTCTGTTCTTCATATCCACAACCTCCGAGGAGAAACTGCATTCGCTTCTGTTTTGGCTGTACGGAGATCTCGGACGCAGCCGATACTTCCACGTGGCGGCGGTGGCTCCCATCGTGGGGTTAGGAGGGGTTTTCCTTTTCAGCTACGCTAAGAATTTGAACCTGCTGGCTGCGGGCGAGGAGGCTGCGCACCATTTGGGACTGGCCGTCGAGCGGACCAAGATCATCCTTTTTGTAACGGTGTCGCTCATCACCGGATTCGTGGTTTCGGTCAGCGGGGTCATCGGTTTTGTCGGTCTGATCGTCCCGCATCTGATGCGAATGGTGCTGGGATCCGACCATCGGATGTTGCTGCCGGCCGCGGGGCTTTTTGGTGCTTCCTTCCTGATCGCGGCGGACGCGGGCGCGCGCGTGTTGATCGCACCGACAGAGCTGCCTTTAGGGGTCATAACCGCGTTTTTGGGGGCTCCGTTCTTTATTCTCATCCTGAACCGAAAGGGAGCCGGATGGGGATCCTCTTAG
- a CDS encoding cobalamin-binding protein, whose product MASAKRKQRRHGLRVIILAMSFSLGQQAYGAGWTDVKGFQIELPAAPQRIVALAPSVTEILFSLELGDRIVGVTDFSDFPPETARLPRVGSYKNISVEAVLNLDPDLVVGVADGNPLHDLDRIRDLHIPVYLVDPKTIPAMLVSIEKIGEITDRAERAGLLVAKLRKRLDCIRHLTEGLDRPLVLLQIEQNPLVTVNGDTLQSQLIELAGGRNLSAEESVRYPRYSLETVLLRQPEIIIISTMQEEARLATELDRWKRFPALPAVRDHRLYVVQSDLIARAAPRILDGLEAMFKIIHPEIPIDCGSTP is encoded by the coding sequence TTGGCGAGTGCGAAGCGCAAACAGAGACGACACGGTCTACGGGTGATCATTCTCGCCATGTCGTTCTCCCTGGGGCAACAGGCATACGGTGCCGGCTGGACGGACGTGAAAGGGTTTCAGATTGAACTGCCGGCTGCACCGCAACGTATTGTGGCGTTGGCTCCAAGTGTCACCGAAATCCTGTTTTCACTGGAACTTGGAGATCGAATCGTCGGTGTGACGGACTTCAGTGATTTTCCACCGGAGACGGCGCGTCTGCCAAGAGTAGGTTCCTACAAGAACATCAGCGTGGAAGCGGTCCTGAATCTGGATCCGGACCTGGTCGTGGGCGTGGCGGACGGGAACCCTCTGCATGATCTCGACAGGATCCGGGATCTGCACATTCCCGTATATTTGGTGGATCCCAAGACCATTCCAGCCATGTTGGTTTCGATCGAAAAAATCGGGGAGATCACGGATCGCGCCGAAAGAGCCGGACTTCTTGTGGCCAAACTGAGGAAGCGCCTGGATTGCATCCGCCATTTGACAGAGGGCCTGGACCGGCCCCTCGTGTTGCTGCAAATCGAGCAGAACCCCCTGGTCACTGTAAATGGCGACACGCTTCAGAGCCAACTCATCGAACTGGCCGGCGGAAGAAACCTGTCGGCGGAGGAGTCCGTCCGGTATCCCCGTTACAGCCTCGAGACCGTGCTCTTAAGGCAGCCCGAGATCATTATTATCAGCACCATGCAGGAGGAGGCTCGATTGGCGACGGAACTGGATCGCTGGAAGCGGTTTCCGGCATTGCCGGCCGTCCGGGACCATCGGCTGTACGTGGTTCAGTCGGACCTCATCGCTCGAGCCGCTCCTCGTATCCTGGACGGCCTCGAAGCCATGTTTAAGATTATCCACCCGGAGATCCCAATTGATTGCGGCTCGACCCCGTAA
- a CDS encoding twin-arginine translocase TatA/TatE family subunit gives MFGIGMPELIIILVIILIIFGAGKLPEIGSGIGKGIKNFRKATKEPSEIDVTPEKQEDEAKEVKEESRKD, from the coding sequence ATGTTTGGCATAGGAATGCCGGAATTGATCATCATTCTGGTCATCATTCTGATCATTTTCGGCGCAGGTAAGCTGCCGGAAATCGGAAGCGGTATCGGCAAAGGAATCAAGAACTTCCGTAAAGCTACAAAAGAACCCTCGGAGATCGATGTAACTCCTGAAAAACAGGAAGACGAGGCCAAAGAAGTCAAAGAAGAGAGCCGAAAGGACTGA